A genome region from Blautia coccoides includes the following:
- a CDS encoding sugar phosphate isomerase/epimerase family protein: MNYVSHLLDDMDMREVIGQTGAGVESIEFAISENLDCLEEKADRYEKRLEEMGCRNLILHGPFLDLNPMTFDSLILDVTRKRYEQAYWAAKRLGADKLVFHTCYVPDVYLLIGWADRIADFYKRFLEGREGIQIVMENVFDREAEPVLEAVRKVDHPDFGICLDMGHAHCYSDMPAAAWAELFGSYIKHVHVHDNMGDRDAHWGLGKGNLDYKKVIKTIKKNNPKVSFTIECSQKEDVLQSVSELQAL, encoded by the coding sequence ATGAATTATGTGAGTCATTTGCTGGATGACATGGATATGAGGGAAGTGATAGGACAGACAGGGGCCGGTGTTGAGAGTATAGAGTTTGCCATTTCAGAGAACCTGGACTGTCTGGAAGAGAAAGCTGACAGGTATGAAAAGAGGTTGGAGGAGATGGGGTGCAGAAACCTGATCCTTCACGGGCCATTTTTGGATCTGAATCCTATGACTTTTGATTCTCTGATCCTGGATGTCACAAGGAAAAGATATGAACAGGCGTACTGGGCGGCAAAGAGGCTGGGCGCCGACAAGCTGGTGTTCCATACCTGTTATGTGCCGGATGTATATCTGCTGATTGGGTGGGCTGACAGGATCGCTGATTTTTATAAGCGTTTTCTGGAAGGCAGAGAAGGAATCCAGATTGTGATGGAAAATGTGTTTGACAGGGAGGCGGAGCCTGTCCTTGAGGCGGTTCGGAAAGTGGATCATCCTGATTTTGGAATCTGTCTGGATATGGGACATGCACATTGCTATTCAGATATGCCGGCTGCCGCATGGGCAGAACTGTTTGGCAGTTATATCAAACATGTGCATGTGCACGACAATATGGGAGACAGGGATGCCCACTGGGGACTGGGAAAAGGAAACCTGGATTATAAAAAGGTAATAAAGACAATAAAAAAGAACAATCCGAAGGTATCTTTTACGATAGAGTGCAGCCAGAAAGAGGATGTGCTGCAGTCTGTTTCAGAACTTCAGGCTCTGTAA
- a CDS encoding amidophosphoribosyltransferase — protein sequence MGGIFGVASKSSCTLDLFFGTDYHSHLGTRRGGLAVYGPNGFNRSIHNIENTPFRTKFDGDLNELEGNMGIGCISDNEPQPLLVQSHLGSFAITTVGKINNMEELVDISYKNGCTHFLEMSGGSINPTEMVASLINQKSTIVEGIQYVQELVEGSMTLMLLTPKGIYAARDRMGRTPVILGKKEDAFCASFESFAFFNLGYETCRELGPGEVVFLTPESAETLVKPREEMKICSFLWVYYGYPTSTYEGINVEEMRYECGKKLAQRDAQRENVKPDLVAGVPDSGIAHAIGYANESGIPFSRPFIKYTPTWPRSFMPTQQSQRNLIARMKLIPVEALIKNKSLLLIDDSIVRGTQLRETTEFLYSSGAKEVHIRPACPPLLFGCPYLNFSRSKSEMDLITRRIIADREGDNVSDEVLADYANPDSANYKEMLEEIGRQLNFTTLHYHRLDDLTASIGLSPCKMCTHCFDGKK from the coding sequence ATGGGTGGAATATTTGGAGTAGCTTCTAAATCCAGCTGCACTCTGGATTTGTTTTTCGGAACAGACTATCATTCTCATCTAGGCACAAGAAGAGGCGGTTTGGCAGTCTATGGACCAAATGGATTCAACCGTTCGATTCACAATATCGAAAATACCCCCTTCCGTACAAAGTTCGACGGAGACTTAAACGAACTGGAGGGCAATATGGGTATTGGCTGTATCTCTGACAACGAGCCGCAGCCGCTTTTAGTACAGTCACATCTGGGCAGCTTCGCCATCACTACCGTGGGAAAGATCAACAATATGGAGGAACTTGTGGATATCTCTTACAAAAACGGATGTACGCATTTTCTGGAAATGAGCGGCGGAAGCATCAACCCAACCGAGATGGTGGCGTCCCTGATCAACCAGAAATCCACCATTGTAGAAGGCATACAGTATGTACAGGAGCTGGTGGAAGGTTCCATGACACTGATGCTGCTTACCCCAAAGGGAATCTATGCCGCCCGTGACCGGATGGGCCGTACCCCTGTAATCCTGGGCAAAAAAGAAGATGCGTTCTGCGCATCCTTTGAAAGCTTTGCCTTTTTCAATCTGGGATACGAAACCTGCCGTGAACTTGGCCCCGGAGAGGTTGTATTCCTCACCCCGGAAAGCGCTGAGACTTTAGTAAAGCCCCGTGAGGAAATGAAAATCTGTTCCTTCCTGTGGGTGTATTACGGCTACCCCACCTCTACCTACGAAGGCATCAATGTAGAAGAAATGCGCTATGAATGCGGCAAGAAACTGGCACAGCGTGATGCCCAGAGAGAAAACGTAAAACCGGACCTGGTTGCCGGTGTTCCTGACTCCGGTATTGCGCACGCCATCGGCTATGCCAATGAATCCGGCATTCCATTCTCCCGCCCGTTTATCAAATATACACCAACCTGGCCCCGCTCCTTCATGCCGACACAGCAGAGCCAGAGAAACCTTATCGCCCGTATGAAGCTGATCCCTGTGGAAGCGCTGATCAAGAACAAGAGTCTTCTGCTGATCGACGACTCCATTGTCCGCGGAACACAGCTCCGCGAGACAACAGAATTCCTGTACAGCAGCGGAGCCAAAGAAGTTCATATCCGTCCGGCCTGCCCGCCGCTTTTGTTCGGCTGTCCGTACCTGAACTTCTCCCGTTCCAAATCTGAAATGGATCTGATCACCCGCCGTATCATTGCAGACCGGGAGGGAGACAATGTCTCCGATGAAGTACTGGCCGACTACGCCAACCCGGATTCCGCCAACTATAAGGAAATGCTGGAGGAGATTGGCAGACAGCTTAATTTCACCACGCTTCACTATCACCGTCTGGATGATTTGACCGCCTCCATTGGCCTTAGCCCTTGTAAAATGTGTACACACTGTTTCGACGGTAAAAAATAA
- a CDS encoding DNA-deoxyinosine glycosylase, which yields MKNQTEYVKHTFAPVYDSSSRVLLLGTMPSPKSREEGFYYGHPRNRFWKVMGEVLGEETPGTIEEKKRMLLAHKVAVWDVLKSCEIRGADDGSIKNPAANDMSVVLEAAPIKAVFATGQKAAALYRKYCEPCTGMPVIQLPSTSPANCGMKYETILDAYREILKYL from the coding sequence ATGAAAAATCAGACAGAATATGTGAAGCATACGTTTGCACCGGTTTATGACAGCAGTTCCAGGGTTCTGCTGTTGGGGACGATGCCTTCGCCTAAATCCAGAGAAGAAGGATTTTACTACGGGCACCCCAGGAACCGGTTCTGGAAAGTGATGGGGGAAGTGCTCGGTGAAGAGACTCCCGGTACAATAGAAGAGAAGAAAAGGATGCTGCTGGCTCACAAGGTTGCAGTGTGGGATGTGCTCAAAAGCTGTGAGATACGCGGGGCGGATGACGGGAGTATTAAAAATCCGGCTGCAAATGATATGTCAGTAGTGCTGGAAGCTGCGCCCATAAAAGCTGTTTTTGCTACAGGGCAGAAGGCGGCAGCGCTTTACAGAAAATATTGTGAGCCGTGTACGGGTATGCCGGTGATACAGCTTCCGTCAACCAGTCCGGCAAACTGCGGTATGAAATATGAGACGATCCTGGATGCTTACCGGGAAATTTTAAAATATTTGTGA
- a CDS encoding exodeoxyribonuclease III encodes MKFISWNVNGLRACVQKGFTEYFQEADADFFCLQETKLQEGQIDFAPEGYYAYWNYAVKKGYSGTAIFAKKEPISVAYGIGIEEHDQEGRVITLEYDEFYLVTCYTPNSQNELARLSYRMEWEDAFRAYLLKLDEKKAVVMCGDLNVAHKEIDLKNPKTNRHNAGFTDEERGKFTELLEAGFTDSFRYFYPEETGIYSWWSYRFEAREKNAGWRIDYFCVSQRLEEKLVSAGIHTEVFGSDHCPVEVVIEI; translated from the coding sequence ATGAAATTTATATCATGGAATGTGAATGGCCTTCGTGCCTGTGTACAGAAAGGATTTACGGAGTATTTTCAGGAGGCGGACGCGGACTTTTTTTGTCTGCAGGAGACCAAGCTTCAGGAGGGACAGATTGATTTTGCCCCGGAGGGATATTACGCCTATTGGAATTATGCGGTGAAGAAAGGGTATTCAGGTACTGCAATATTTGCCAAGAAGGAGCCGATTTCTGTGGCTTATGGAATTGGAATTGAAGAGCATGATCAGGAGGGCAGGGTGATCACTCTGGAATATGATGAGTTCTATCTTGTGACCTGTTATACGCCTAATTCACAGAACGAGCTGGCAAGGTTATCTTACAGGATGGAGTGGGAGGATGCGTTCAGGGCGTATCTTTTAAAGCTGGATGAGAAAAAGGCAGTGGTCATGTGCGGAGATCTGAATGTGGCACATAAAGAGATCGATTTGAAGAATCCTAAGACGAACAGGCATAATGCAGGCTTTACAGATGAGGAGAGGGGTAAGTTTACAGAGCTTCTGGAGGCTGGATTTACGGATAGTTTCCGGTATTTTTATCCGGAGGAGACAGGAATTTATTCCTGGTGGTCTTATCGGTTTGAGGCTAGAGAAAAAAATGCGGGGTGGAGGATTGATTACTTCTGTGTGTCTCAGAGATTGGAGGAGAAATTGGTTTCTGCGGGGATTCATACGGAGGTGTTTGGGTCGGATCATTGTCCGGTGGAAGTGGTTATAGAAATTTAG
- the selD gene encoding selenide, water dikinase SelD: MGVGVKLTEFSKSAGCAAKIGPGVLAEVVGRLPSAVDENLMVGVETADDAAVYRVSDEVALIQTVDFFPPMVDDPYTFGQIAAANALSDVYAMGGEPRLALNVVAFPNCLGAEVLGEILAGGASKVQEAGAVLAGGHSINDEEPKYGLCVSGFVHPDRIWKNGGAQAGDVLLLTKPLGVGLINTAVKAGMASAEAEKRAVESMSCLNKIAMEVLREAEIHSCTDVTGFGLTGHALETARASKASLVIETKKLEVLPDALFYASMGLVPEGTYRNKEFNKKDVRIEEQVDEALEDLVFDPQTSGGLLVSLPGRDAEMVLRKLEQAGYPLKAGIVGFVTDLQDKYLLIR, encoded by the coding sequence ATGGGTGTTGGGGTGAAATTGACGGAGTTTTCTAAGAGTGCGGGGTGTGCGGCTAAGATTGGGCCGGGGGTTTTGGCGGAGGTGGTTGGGAGACTGCCTTCGGCTGTGGATGAAAATTTGATGGTGGGGGTTGAGACGGCAGATGACGCGGCAGTATATCGGGTGTCAGATGAGGTGGCGCTGATCCAGACCGTGGATTTTTTTCCGCCTATGGTGGATGACCCTTATACGTTCGGTCAGATCGCGGCGGCTAATGCACTGAGTGATGTGTATGCTATGGGCGGTGAGCCACGGCTGGCTTTGAATGTGGTTGCCTTCCCTAACTGCTTGGGCGCTGAGGTGCTGGGGGAGATACTGGCAGGTGGAGCTTCTAAGGTGCAGGAGGCCGGGGCAGTGCTGGCTGGCGGACACTCGATCAATGATGAGGAGCCTAAATATGGGCTCTGTGTTTCGGGATTTGTGCATCCGGACAGGATTTGGAAGAATGGAGGAGCGCAGGCTGGCGATGTGCTGCTTTTGACTAAGCCTTTAGGGGTGGGCCTGATCAATACGGCTGTGAAGGCAGGTATGGCATCTGCTGAGGCGGAGAAAAGGGCGGTTGAGAGTATGAGCTGTCTGAATAAAATAGCGATGGAAGTGCTCAGGGAGGCTGAGATACATAGCTGTACAGATGTGACAGGGTTTGGCCTGACAGGCCATGCATTGGAGACGGCAAGGGCGAGCAAAGCTTCACTTGTGATTGAAACAAAAAAGCTGGAAGTGCTGCCGGATGCCCTTTTTTATGCTTCTATGGGCTTGGTTCCTGAGGGGACATACAGGAATAAGGAGTTTAATAAAAAGGATGTCAGGATCGAGGAACAGGTGGATGAGGCACTGGAAGATCTGGTCTTTGATCCCCAGACTTCAGGGGGACTTTTAGTGAGCCTGCCCGGGAGAGACGCGGAGATGGTACTCAGAAAGCTTGAACAGGCGGGATATCCTTTGAAGGCAGGTATTGTAGGATTTGTTACGGATCTGCAGGATAAGTATCTGCTCATCCGATAG
- a CDS encoding aminotransferase class V-fold PLP-dependent enzyme gives MIYLDNAATTLKKPECVRKAVYEAMGTLGNYGRGGHGITLETSRKIYEAREVIADFFGLGDPSGVVFTCNATEALNTVIRGLFKPGEHVVTTALEHNSVLRPLYEMEKAGVLLTILPADENGNISYDEMEKAIGDKTRAVICTHASNVTGNLLDIRRIGEICRRKGILFVLDASQTAGSVPIRMEECGIDVLCFTGHKGLMGPQGTGGICVGEEVEIRPLKTGGSGIHSFEREHPAIMPGRLEAGTLNGHGIVGLCSAVQYVKEIGVENIGAHERKLARAFYEAVREIPGIKVYGDFTCRERAAIVTLNMGDYDSAQVSDELSCTYEIYARSGAHCAPLMHEALGTREQGAVRFSFSWFNTMEEAEQTAKALRELAAED, from the coding sequence ATGATTTATCTGGATAATGCGGCAACCACGCTGAAAAAACCGGAATGTGTGAGAAAAGCTGTCTATGAGGCAATGGGCACTCTCGGAAATTACGGAAGAGGCGGACATGGGATCACACTTGAAACTTCCAGAAAGATTTATGAGGCCAGGGAAGTCATTGCGGACTTTTTTGGGCTGGGAGATCCTTCAGGTGTAGTATTTACCTGTAACGCCACGGAGGCGCTGAATACAGTGATCCGCGGGCTTTTTAAGCCTGGGGAGCATGTGGTGACTACAGCCTTGGAGCATAATTCCGTTCTCAGACCGCTGTATGAAATGGAGAAGGCCGGAGTATTATTGACTATTCTTCCGGCGGATGAGAACGGAAATATTTCTTATGATGAGATGGAAAAGGCCATTGGGGATAAGACGAGGGCTGTGATCTGTACACATGCCTCTAATGTTACGGGGAATCTGCTGGATATCAGAAGGATTGGAGAAATCTGCCGCAGGAAAGGGATTTTATTTGTTCTGGATGCATCCCAGACGGCAGGTTCGGTTCCGATCCGAATGGAAGAATGCGGGATAGACGTGCTCTGCTTTACAGGCCATAAGGGGCTTATGGGACCACAGGGGACAGGAGGAATCTGCGTGGGGGAGGAAGTGGAGATCCGGCCTCTGAAGACAGGAGGCAGCGGAATCCATTCTTTTGAGCGGGAGCATCCCGCGATCATGCCGGGGAGACTGGAAGCGGGTACGCTGAACGGACACGGGATCGTGGGTCTGTGCAGTGCTGTACAGTATGTGAAGGAAATCGGAGTGGAAAATATCGGGGCACATGAGCGGAAGCTTGCACGGGCTTTTTATGAGGCAGTCAGGGAAATACCGGGAATTAAGGTATACGGGGATTTTACGTGCAGAGAGAGAGCTGCAATTGTAACTCTCAATATGGGAGACTATGATTCTGCGCAGGTGAGTGATGAATTATCCTGCACATATGAGATTTATGCCCGGTCCGGGGCGCACTGTGCACCGCTGATGCATGAGGCGCTGGGAACCCGGGAACAGGGGGCAGTGCGTTTTTCCTTTTCCTGGTTCAATACTATGGAAGAAGCGGAACAGACAGCAAAAGCATTGAGGGAACTGGCTGCAGAAGACTGA
- a CDS encoding metallophosphoesterase produces MLAIILAPFYLLINYYVVRWMIRWTGTCHRHLKSRPFRAVFLCIYIFMCLTPLTSYLVSVNPWHSWLKRLFNYWLGTFLYIVLIIIIFDIIRIILKHTNWIKNETLARRRTFILSGGAAACLIICLSAYGIIHEHRLYVNHYEARVEKSGGKLDHLRIALTADLHLGYSIGTYHVKSMVDKINAENVDLVCIAGDFFDNEYDAVQYPEKTISILKNLKSTYGVYACWGNHDFKEKLLAGFTVPVKNGQHTDARMDDFLEQAGIRLLDDKSVLIDDSFYLAGRKDPQRSKKMKEDRLSPDELLKDLDPNKPILVIDHQPKQLQELADAGCDIDLSGHTHDGQMFPGNLTTKLMWENSWGELKKDNMYSYVTSGVGVWGPAMRVGTDAEIMIIDVYFTK; encoded by the coding sequence ATGCTGGCTATCATACTTGCACCATTTTATCTCTTGATCAATTATTATGTCGTCCGCTGGATGATCCGCTGGACAGGCACCTGCCACCGGCACCTGAAATCCAGACCTTTCCGGGCGGTTTTTCTCTGCATATATATTTTTATGTGCCTGACGCCCCTGACCTCCTACCTGGTCTCCGTCAATCCCTGGCACAGTTGGCTGAAGCGGCTATTCAATTACTGGCTGGGCACATTTTTGTATATTGTACTTATCATTATTATCTTTGATATCATAAGGATCATATTAAAACATACAAACTGGATAAAAAATGAAACCCTGGCTAGACGGCGTACCTTTATCCTGAGCGGCGGTGCCGCCGCCTGCCTTATCATATGTCTGAGTGCCTACGGAATCATCCATGAACACCGCCTCTATGTAAATCACTACGAGGCAAGAGTTGAAAAATCCGGCGGCAAACTGGACCATCTGCGAATCGCTCTCACCGCAGACCTGCATCTGGGCTACAGCATCGGCACCTACCATGTAAAGTCCATGGTGGACAAAATAAATGCGGAGAATGTGGACCTGGTCTGCATTGCCGGTGACTTCTTCGACAATGAGTACGATGCTGTTCAGTATCCTGAAAAAACCATCTCTATTCTGAAGAACTTGAAAAGCACCTACGGCGTATACGCCTGTTGGGGCAATCACGACTTTAAAGAAAAGCTCCTGGCCGGATTTACGGTACCTGTTAAGAACGGCCAGCATACCGATGCACGTATGGACGATTTTCTGGAACAGGCCGGAATCCGGCTTCTGGATGACAAGTCAGTGCTCATAGACGACTCCTTCTATCTGGCAGGCCGCAAAGACCCGCAGCGCTCTAAAAAAATGAAGGAAGACCGCCTTTCACCTGACGAACTTCTCAAAGATCTGGATCCGAACAAGCCTATACTGGTCATTGACCATCAGCCCAAACAGCTTCAGGAACTGGCTGATGCCGGATGCGACATTGACCTCTCAGGCCATACCCACGACGGCCAGATGTTCCCGGGCAATCTGACCACAAAACTTATGTGGGAAAACTCTTGGGGAGAGTTAAAAAAGGACAATATGTATTCCTACGTAACCTCCGGTGTAGGTGTCTGGGGTCCGGCCATGCGGGTGGGAACAGATGCCGAAATCATGATCATTGATGTCTATTTCACAAAATAA
- a CDS encoding DNA polymerase Y family protein, translating into MKNVIFHIDVNSAFLSWEAVYRLKNGGSVDLRDIPSAVGGDRSKRRGIILAKSIPAKAFGVRTGEPIVDAMRKCPSLTIIPSHHGMYKEFSKKFMDILREYTPEVEKYSIDEAFMNMTGMERLLGEPVAFAHKLKDRIRTELGFTVNIGISSNKLLAKMASDFQKPDRVHTLFPEEITEKMWPLPVSELLFVGRSTENTLKKLGIYTIGDLAAADVEILKHHLKKHGEAIWNSANGRDSAVVEAVQEDNKGYGNSTTIAFNVVDEETAKQVLLSLCETVASRLRSDGMKAEVVSVTIKDCELQSVSHQTVLKAPTNITSELYFHSCRLFDELWDGAPIRLLGVRTSRVSREESGRQLSLFDHTDYDKLEKMDQAVDEIRKKFGTGAIMRASFLKQPIENMAGGHPEGKLPAPEVSAAEGLSQNWKQKETEGKDKQDE; encoded by the coding sequence TTGAAAAACGTCATTTTTCATATTGATGTAAACAGCGCATTTCTCTCCTGGGAAGCGGTTTACAGACTTAAAAACGGAGGAAGCGTGGATCTTCGTGATATTCCAAGTGCAGTCGGAGGTGACAGATCAAAAAGGCGGGGGATCATTCTGGCAAAGTCCATTCCCGCTAAAGCATTCGGTGTCAGGACAGGAGAGCCAATCGTGGATGCCATGCGGAAATGTCCCTCCCTGACGATTATCCCATCACACCATGGAATGTATAAGGAATTTTCAAAAAAGTTTATGGATATCCTGAGAGAATACACGCCGGAAGTGGAAAAATACAGCATAGACGAAGCATTTATGAATATGACAGGGATGGAGCGGCTTTTGGGGGAACCCGTGGCATTTGCTCATAAGCTCAAGGACCGTATCAGAACGGAGCTGGGATTTACGGTAAATATAGGAATCTCCAGCAATAAGCTGTTGGCAAAGATGGCATCTGATTTTCAGAAACCGGACAGAGTGCACACCCTGTTTCCGGAAGAAATTACTGAAAAGATGTGGCCCTTGCCGGTATCAGAACTGCTGTTTGTAGGTAGATCCACGGAAAACACCCTGAAAAAGCTGGGAATCTATACCATCGGGGATCTGGCTGCTGCAGATGTGGAAATTTTGAAGCATCATCTGAAAAAGCATGGGGAGGCCATCTGGAATTCTGCCAACGGCAGGGACAGCGCAGTGGTGGAGGCAGTGCAGGAGGATAATAAAGGATATGGCAACAGCACAACCATAGCTTTTAATGTGGTGGATGAAGAGACTGCAAAGCAGGTGCTGCTTTCCCTGTGTGAGACGGTGGCCTCCAGGCTGCGCAGTGACGGAATGAAAGCGGAAGTGGTCTCAGTCACCATCAAGGACTGTGAATTGCAGTCAGTCTCTCACCAGACCGTGCTGAAAGCGCCGACAAATATCACCTCCGAACTTTATTTCCATTCCTGCAGGCTGTTCGATGAACTGTGGGATGGAGCACCTATCCGCCTTCTGGGGGTCCGGACCAGCCGTGTATCCAGGGAGGAGAGCGGCCGGCAGTTGTCCTTGTTTGATCATACGGATTATGATAAACTGGAGAAAATGGACCAGGCTGTAGATGAGATCCGTAAAAAATTCGGAACAGGGGCCATCATGCGTGCCTCCTTCCTGAAACAGCCCATTGAAAATATGGCGGGAGGCCATCCCGAGGGAAAACTTCCGGCTCCTGAGGTGAGTGCCGCGGAGGGGCTTTCCCAAAACTGGAAGCAAAAAGAAACGGAAGGGAAGGACAAGCAGGATGAGTGA
- a CDS encoding GNAT family N-acetyltransferase, with the protein MLTIRDIREEDRDIFFKMEKEFYGGEACIHTVPQEHFEATLQECLRSKERARVLMLEDESGVKGYLLLAFTFSNEAGGLTVWLEELYFMESARGKGYGSEVFAWLEQEYSHAKRFRLEATYSNKRAIALYERLGYEELHYFQMIKDL; encoded by the coding sequence ATGTTGACGATCAGAGATATCAGAGAGGAAGACAGAGACATATTCTTTAAGATGGAGAAAGAGTTTTACGGCGGTGAAGCCTGCATTCATACAGTGCCGCAGGAGCATTTTGAGGCTACACTCCAGGAGTGTCTGCGGAGCAAAGAACGCGCCAGAGTGCTGATGCTGGAGGATGAAAGCGGCGTGAAGGGGTATCTGCTTCTTGCCTTTACGTTCAGCAATGAGGCGGGAGGTCTGACGGTATGGCTGGAGGAACTGTATTTTATGGAAAGTGCCCGAGGAAAGGGATACGGCAGTGAAGTCTTTGCATGGCTGGAGCAGGAATATTCTCATGCAAAGAGATTCCGTCTGGAGGCTACCTATAGCAACAAGAGAGCTATTGCCCTGTATGAGCGGCTGGGGTATGAGGAACTGCATTATTTCCAGATGATCAAAGACTTGTAG
- a CDS encoding ECF transporter S component translates to MENKTKKIVMTALFAALACVATMSIRIPTPGTGGYIHPGDAVVILSGIILGPVYGFLAAGIGSCMADLLGGYFIYVPITFAIKGLVALLAAFAYKKIAKDSKTAWAGVLAGGIIDMILVAGGYCLCEFFLYGTAAFLSVPSNLIQGASGLIISLVLYPLLTAVPDIKQMIASA, encoded by the coding sequence ATGGAAAACAAAACGAAAAAGATTGTCATGACCGCACTTTTCGCGGCTCTGGCCTGTGTTGCCACTATGTCCATCCGCATTCCCACACCCGGAACAGGCGGTTACATCCATCCGGGAGATGCCGTTGTAATTCTGTCCGGAATCATTCTTGGCCCTGTCTACGGATTCCTGGCTGCCGGTATTGGTTCCTGTATGGCTGACCTGCTGGGCGGATATTTTATCTATGTCCCCATCACCTTCGCCATAAAAGGCCTGGTGGCCCTATTGGCTGCCTTTGCCTACAAAAAAATAGCAAAAGACAGTAAAACAGCCTGGGCAGGTGTTCTGGCCGGCGGCATCATCGACATGATACTGGTTGCGGGGGGATACTGCCTGTGTGAATTCTTCCTATATGGCACAGCCGCATTTTTAAGCGTACCGTCCAATCTGATCCAGGGTGCCAGCGGACTGATCATCTCACTGGTCCTCTATCCGCTTCTCACTGCAGTGCCGGATATCAAACAGATGATCGCCTCCGCGTAA
- a CDS encoding xanthine phosphoribosyltransferase — protein sequence MQLLKERILKDGTVKPGNILKVDSFLNHQMDIPFINEIGKEFKRRFADSPITKILTIEASGIGIACIVAQYFGVPVVFAKKAQSLNLDGEMYTTKVQSFTHKKVYDVILSKKFLQPDDHVLIIDDFLANGCALQGLIEIVETAGATLEGAGIVIEKGFQQGGDALREKGIRVESLAIVDSMSDDSLTFRA from the coding sequence ATGCAGCTTTTAAAAGAGCGTATTCTTAAAGACGGCACGGTAAAGCCGGGTAATATACTGAAGGTGGACAGTTTCCTGAACCACCAGATGGACATACCATTCATCAACGAGATTGGCAAAGAGTTCAAACGCAGATTTGCCGACTCCCCTATCACAAAAATTCTGACAATTGAGGCCTCAGGCATCGGTATTGCCTGTATCGTGGCACAGTATTTCGGCGTCCCGGTGGTTTTTGCAAAAAAAGCCCAGAGCCTGAACCTGGACGGAGAGATGTATACAACTAAAGTCCAGTCTTTTACCCATAAAAAAGTTTACGATGTGATCTTATCAAAAAAATTCCTGCAGCCGGATGACCATGTACTCATCATTGACGATTTCCTGGCCAACGGATGCGCACTCCAGGGATTGATCGAGATTGTAGAGACAGCCGGTGCAACCCTGGAAGGAGCCGGTATTGTCATTGAAAAAGGCTTTCAGCAAGGCGGCGACGCGCTGAGAGAAAAGGGAATCCGTGTGGAGTCCCTGGCTATTGTGGATTCCATGAGCGACGATTCTCTCACCTTCCGCGCATAG
- a CDS encoding 5'-methylthioadenosine/adenosylhomocysteine nucleosidase has protein sequence MKKIGILCASDTELAPFLNYIRNYKTTEKAMLKFYEGTMKQVDVVAVYSGVCKVNAAVAAQLLIDVYHVDCIINGGTAGGMEESVQLFDTVISERVIYHDVADDILTEFHPWLKNNYFAADKNLSAMAKKYSRTAKYPVRFGTMVTGEQFIEDEKREEINRKYAPLSVDMETASVAHVCYVNKIPFLAVRTITDTVTHKGIENFDKNCEAASGISAKIVAGIVEQINQSLSE, from the coding sequence ATGAAAAAAATAGGAATCCTATGTGCCAGCGATACGGAACTGGCGCCTTTTTTAAATTATATCCGGAATTATAAAACAACAGAAAAGGCCATGCTTAAATTTTATGAAGGGACCATGAAGCAGGTGGACGTGGTGGCAGTATACAGTGGAGTCTGTAAAGTAAATGCCGCTGTTGCAGCTCAGTTACTGATTGATGTCTATCACGTAGACTGTATCATCAATGGGGGAACTGCCGGGGGAATGGAGGAAAGTGTACAGCTTTTCGATACGGTCATATCGGAACGTGTGATTTACCATGATGTGGCGGATGACATCCTGACGGAGTTTCACCCATGGTTAAAAAATAATTATTTCGCGGCAGATAAGAATTTATCAGCCATGGCTAAAAAATACAGCCGTACAGCCAAATACCCTGTCCGTTTCGGAACAATGGTGACAGGAGAGCAATTCATAGAAGATGAAAAAAGAGAGGAGATCAATAGAAAATATGCCCCTCTCTCTGTTGACATGGAAACAGCCAGTGTTGCCCATGTCTGCTATGTAAATAAGATTCCGTTTTTGGCAGTCAGGACGATTACAGATACTGTCACACACAAAGGGATAGAGAATTTTGATAAGAACTGTGAAGCGGCATCTGGGATATCAGCAAAAATCGTTGCAGGGATAGTGGAACAAATAAATCAGAGCTTGTCAGAATGA